A section of the Polynucleobacter sp. AP-Jannik-300A-C4 genome encodes:
- a CDS encoding flagellar basal body L-ring protein FlgH → MMKLFRAYRGLSVSVLSAIILGGCASADRPSLLTTPSSARPRPIQETSANMGSLYPANSGGPYVNAVSHRPLFEDRRARNVGDTLTVVLNETTSAAKNSGMSAARKANASSEFGNTSTTPFGPYTSIANIANFGGAGDIKSEGTGASAASNTFAGTITVTVVEILSNGNLVVAGEKQVAVSNEEEIIRFGGVVNPNTLVFNQVSSQQVADARIEYRGRGATDDTQGTGWFTRLMLKLAPF, encoded by the coding sequence ATGATGAAATTATTTAGAGCCTATCGCGGACTTTCAGTGTCAGTGCTGAGCGCCATTATTTTGGGAGGTTGTGCCAGTGCCGATCGTCCATCACTGCTGACAACACCATCTTCTGCAAGACCAAGACCAATTCAAGAAACCTCAGCAAATATGGGGAGCTTGTATCCAGCAAACTCTGGTGGGCCTTATGTGAATGCGGTAAGCCATCGCCCTCTATTTGAAGATCGTCGTGCGCGTAATGTGGGCGACACGCTGACTGTTGTATTAAACGAGACAACCAGTGCAGCAAAGAATTCTGGAATGTCTGCTGCACGTAAAGCAAATGCAAGTTCGGAGTTTGGAAACACTAGCACAACCCCATTTGGTCCCTACACAAGTATTGCTAATATCGCCAACTTTGGAGGTGCTGGAGACATTAAGAGTGAAGGTACTGGCGCAAGTGCAGCAAGTAATACATTTGCAGGCACGATTACAGTGACAGTTGTTGAGATCCTGTCCAATGGTAATTTGGTAGTTGCTGGTGAGAAGCAAGTTGCCGTGAGTAACGAAGAAGAAATTATTCGTTTTGGTGGTGTAGTCAACCCAAATACATTGGTCTTTAATCAAGTTTCTTCACAACAAGTTGCTGATGCGCGGATTGAATATCGTGGACGCGGTGCAACTGACGATACTCAAGGTACTGGTTGGTTTACAAGGTTGATGTTAAAGCTAGCGCCATTCTGA